ATATGAATGGGAAGATGCAGAATGGTTATCGAAAAGAAAATCAGTCAGCCCACTGGAAAAGCCTATCTCGATTTACGAAATGCACATAGGCTCCTGGCGCCGCGTGCACGAAGAAGAGGGGCGGTTTATGACGTACCGCGAACTGGCGGCCGAACTTCCCGAGTATTGCAGCTACATGGGATTTACGCATGTGGAGTTCATGCCGGTTATGGAGCATCCGTTTTATGGTTCGTGGGGATATCAATTGACTGGCTATTTTGCCCCATCGAGCCGTTTCGGTACACCTCAGGATTTTATGTATTTGGTCGATGCGCTGCATAAGGCTGGCATTGGGGTAATACTCGACTGGGTCCCCTCCCACTTCCCTACTGACGAGCACGGGCTGGGGTATTTCGATGGAACGCATCTGTACGAACATGCAGACCCGAGAAAAGGCTTTCATCCGGATTGGAAAAGTTTCATCTTTAACTACGGCAGGAATGAAGTAAAGGCATTCCTCATTTCCAATGCCATTTACTGGCTGGAAAAATATCATATTGATGCCCTGCGTGTAGATGCGGTTGCTTCTATGCTTTATCTGGACTATTCAAGAAGCGAGGGCGAATGGATTCCCAATCAATACGGCGGAAGAGAAAATTTAGAAGCGATCGAGTTTTTGAAGGAATTCAATACGGCTGTTCACCAATATTTTCCTGACGTATTTACGGTGGCAGAAGAATCAACAGCTTGGCCGGGCGTAACGCAGCCGGTGCAAAACGGCGGTCTTGGCTTTGATATGAAATGGATGATGGGCTGGATGCATGATACTTTATCCTATTTTCAAAAGGACCCCGTTTACCGCTCGCATCACCAGGGACAACTGGCATTCAGTACGCATTATGCTTTTACTGAGAAATTTACATTACCACTTTCTCACGATGAAGTGGTATATGGTAAACATTCGTTAATCAACAAAATGCCTGGTGACAGCTGGCAACAATTTGCCAATTTACGGGCGCTGTATGGTTACATGTTTGGTCACCCTGGCGCGAAGTTGTTATTCATGGGAGCAGATTTTGCTCAGCGACACGAGTGGCAGCATGATTTCAGTCTGGACTGGGACGAAAACCTGACACCTGCACACCGCGGAATTCAGCTGTTATTGAAAGATCTCAACGAACTTTACGCTACTCAGCCTGCACTTTACGAGAAGAACTTTTCATGGGAAGGTTTCGAGTGGATTGATAATCAGGATAGTACAAACAGTGTTTTCAGTTGGATCCGGAAAGGAAACGATCCGGGAGATAACCTGATCTTCATCGCTAACTTGACCCCTGTCGTGAGAACCAACTACCGTGTCGGTGTTCCGGAGCCGGGATATTATCAGGAGATATTCAATACGGACAATCTGAAATATGGCGGCTCCGATCTAGTTGTGCCAGAAATGCAGGAAAGCTACCCTATCCCCAAACATTCGCGAATACATTCGCTTCCGTTGCGGATACCCGCGTTGGCGGTGGTGGTTTTGAAGTATGTGAAGGGGTTTGATTGGTTGTAAACAAGGCTACCTTGCAACCAAGGTAGCCTTAAAACTACACTACACACATTTAAATGCAAGAAATTTCGAAACTCTGTGGGTTTTTCACTTTAACTTCTGGGAATTATCATTCCGAATACAAAAACTATCTGGTAACCGATAATCAGTTGTTTGAGATTTTAGTTATCGCTATGTTGTTTGAAGAATCAACTTCATTACTTGCGCCGCCTACTATTACGGCTGTAAGGCTTTGCGAAAGACCAGATGTCATTGCAGTTTTGCGCTTTATTTTGAAGCCCAAAGCTGATTTACCTACTCCCTGGATCGGAGAATTACAAATGGCAGTTATAAAATTG
This Dyadobacter sp. UC 10 DNA region includes the following protein-coding sequences:
- the glgB gene encoding 1,4-alpha-glucan branching protein GlgB; this translates as MTDLQNNSFARLSDFDIDLFRAGTHYHVYNKLGSHVTEVDGQHGTYFSVWAPNAKDVSVIGNFNSWDRTGNPLMLRRDGSGVWEGFVPQIGRGEYYKYFITSHSGYQVEKGDPYAVYWETPPRTASVVWDLQYEWEDAEWLSKRKSVSPLEKPISIYEMHIGSWRRVHEEEGRFMTYRELAAELPEYCSYMGFTHVEFMPVMEHPFYGSWGYQLTGYFAPSSRFGTPQDFMYLVDALHKAGIGVILDWVPSHFPTDEHGLGYFDGTHLYEHADPRKGFHPDWKSFIFNYGRNEVKAFLISNAIYWLEKYHIDALRVDAVASMLYLDYSRSEGEWIPNQYGGRENLEAIEFLKEFNTAVHQYFPDVFTVAEESTAWPGVTQPVQNGGLGFDMKWMMGWMHDTLSYFQKDPVYRSHHQGQLAFSTHYAFTEKFTLPLSHDEVVYGKHSLINKMPGDSWQQFANLRALYGYMFGHPGAKLLFMGADFAQRHEWQHDFSLDWDENLTPAHRGIQLLLKDLNELYATQPALYEKNFSWEGFEWIDNQDSTNSVFSWIRKGNDPGDNLIFIANLTPVVRTNYRVGVPEPGYYQEIFNTDNLKYGGSDLVVPEMQESYPIPKHSRIHSLPLRIPALAVVVLKYVKGFDWL